The following are encoded together in the Pseudomonas maumuensis genome:
- a CDS encoding YciI family protein, which translates to MKYLCLVYCDEALLHSLPDSPEDAECMAYAESIQGSGRMLAAEALKPVQTATTVRVRAGRMSLTDGPFAETKEQLAGFYLVDARDLNEALNIAKGIPAARVGSVEVRPVRELQP; encoded by the coding sequence ATGAAATACCTGTGCCTGGTCTATTGTGATGAAGCGCTGTTGCACAGCCTGCCCGACAGCCCCGAAGACGCCGAATGCATGGCCTACGCCGAATCCATCCAGGGCAGCGGGCGCATGCTCGCCGCCGAGGCGCTCAAGCCTGTGCAAACGGCCACCACGGTACGTGTGCGCGCCGGGCGCATGAGCCTGACCGATGGCCCGTTTGCCGAAACCAAAGAGCAACTGGCCGGTTTCTACCTGGTCGACGCCCGTGACCTCAACGAGGCGCTGAACATCGCCAAGGGCATCCCGGCGGCCCGGGTGGGCAGCGTCGAGGTGCGGCCGGTGCGTGAACTGCAACCCTGA
- a CDS encoding alpha/beta hydrolase, giving the protein MPHDAFWLPASEHCSLYVHQWLPATPVKAVVLLAHGMAEHAGRYQRLGHALNAAGYGLLAPDLRGHGRTAELGSLGLFARHNGWNAVLNDLGLLAQHVGQQFPGTPLFLFGHSMGSYIAQAYLLHHSASLQGAILSGSNFQPVALYRAARLIARLEAWRQGPLGKSALIDWLSFGSFNKAFKPNRTAFDWLSRDAAEVDKYIADPLCGFRCSNQLWLDLLQGLAQISQKKNLAQIDPNLPIFVLGGECDPVSAGKRLTRLADALRATGNRHVQLRIYPGARHEVLNETHRDEVTAEIIGWLEQALALGRPARSE; this is encoded by the coding sequence ATGCCCCATGACGCCTTCTGGCTTCCTGCCAGTGAGCATTGCAGTCTGTATGTTCACCAGTGGCTGCCCGCCACGCCCGTCAAGGCCGTGGTGTTGCTGGCCCATGGCATGGCCGAGCATGCCGGGCGCTACCAGCGCCTTGGCCATGCTCTCAATGCAGCTGGCTATGGACTGCTCGCGCCTGACCTGCGCGGCCACGGCCGTACCGCCGAATTGGGCAGCCTGGGCCTGTTCGCCCGCCATAATGGCTGGAATGCCGTGCTCAACGACCTGGGCCTTTTGGCCCAGCACGTCGGCCAGCAGTTCCCGGGCACACCGCTGTTCCTGTTCGGCCACAGCATGGGCAGCTACATCGCCCAGGCCTACCTGTTGCACCACAGCGCCAGCCTGCAAGGGGCAATACTCAGCGGCTCGAACTTCCAACCGGTGGCGCTGTACCGGGCGGCACGTCTGATCGCTCGACTCGAGGCCTGGCGCCAGGGCCCGCTGGGCAAGAGCGCGCTGATCGACTGGCTGTCGTTCGGCTCGTTCAACAAGGCGTTCAAGCCCAACCGCACCGCCTTCGACTGGCTCAGCCGCGATGCCGCGGAGGTGGACAAGTACATCGCCGATCCGCTGTGCGGCTTTCGCTGCAGCAACCAGCTGTGGCTCGATCTGCTCCAGGGCCTGGCGCAAATCAGTCAAAAGAAGAACCTTGCGCAGATCGATCCAAACCTGCCGATCTTCGTGCTAGGCGGCGAATGTGATCCGGTGAGTGCCGGCAAGCGTCTCACCCGTCTGGCCGACGCCCTGCGCGCGACCGGCAACCGTCATGTACAGTTGCGCATTTACCCCGGCGCACGCCACGAAGTGCTCAACGAAACCCATCGCGACGAGGTCACCGCCGAGATCATCGGCTGGCTGGAGCAGGCGCTGGCCCTTGGCCGCCCTGCCCGCAGCGAATGA
- a CDS encoding DUF2790 domain-containing protein produces the protein MKALLILALVGMSPFAFADQAKTADTQPVVEQYDYSTNLDIKRVISLSTIPNVCEVVPATMTYEDHQGQVHTLQYRALGEGCRLN, from the coding sequence ATGAAAGCCTTACTGATTCTTGCATTGGTCGGTATGTCCCCGTTCGCCTTCGCGGACCAGGCCAAGACCGCAGACACCCAGCCCGTGGTCGAGCAGTACGACTATTCCACCAACCTCGACATCAAGCGCGTGATCAGCCTGTCGACGATCCCCAACGTGTGTGAAGTGGTGCCCGCCACCATGACCTACGAGGATCATCAAGGGCAGGTGCATACCCTCCAGTACCGTGCCCTGGGCGAAGGTTGCCGGCTGAATTGA
- the fadD2 gene encoding long-chain-fatty-acid--CoA ligase FadD2, translating to MQADFWNDKRPAGVPSTIDMNAYTSVVDVFERSCKRFADRPAYSNLGVTLSYADLDRYSAAFAAWLQQHTDLAPGDRIAVQMPNVLQYPIAVFGALRAGLVVVNTNPLYTEREMRHQFKDSGARALVYLNMFGKRVQEVLPDTGVEYLIEAKMGDLLPAAKGWLINTVVDKLKKMVPAYHLPQAVSFKQVLRQGQRHSHQAVGQTLDDVAVLQYTGGTTGLAKGAMLTHGNLVANMLQVLACFGQHGPDGQPLIKQGQEVMIAPLPLYHIYAFTANCMCMMVTGNHNVLITNPRDIPGFIKELGKWRFSALVGLNTLFVALMDNPGFKSLDFSALKITNSGGTALVKATAERWEALTGCRIVEGYGLTETSPAASTNPYGQLARLGTVGIPVPGTAFKVIDDDGIEQPLGERGELCIKGPQVMKGYWRQPEATDQVLDGEGWLKTGDIAVIDPDGYTRIVDRKKDMIIVSGFNVYPNEIEDVVMGHPQVASCAVIGVPDERTGEAVKLFVVPRAGGVSVDELKAFCKTNFTGYKVPKHIVLRESLPMTPVGKILRRELRDIA from the coding sequence ATGCAAGCCGATTTCTGGAACGACAAGCGCCCGGCGGGCGTGCCTTCCACCATTGACATGAATGCCTACACCTCCGTGGTCGATGTGTTCGAGCGCTCCTGCAAGCGCTTCGCCGACCGACCGGCATATAGCAACCTCGGAGTCACTCTGAGCTACGCGGACCTTGACCGTTACTCGGCGGCCTTCGCCGCCTGGTTGCAGCAGCATACCGACCTGGCGCCGGGCGACCGCATAGCGGTGCAGATGCCCAATGTCCTGCAATACCCTATCGCCGTGTTCGGCGCGCTGCGCGCCGGGCTGGTGGTGGTCAACACCAACCCGCTGTACACCGAGCGCGAGATGCGCCACCAGTTCAAGGACTCCGGCGCTCGCGCCCTGGTGTACCTGAACATGTTCGGCAAGCGCGTGCAGGAAGTGCTGCCCGACACCGGCGTCGAGTACCTGATCGAAGCGAAGATGGGCGACCTGCTGCCGGCGGCCAAGGGCTGGCTGATCAACACCGTGGTCGACAAGCTGAAAAAAATGGTGCCGGCCTACCATTTGCCCCAGGCGGTGTCGTTCAAGCAGGTGCTGCGCCAGGGGCAACGCCACAGTCACCAGGCGGTGGGGCAGACACTCGACGACGTCGCGGTGCTGCAGTACACCGGCGGGACCACCGGCCTGGCCAAGGGGGCCATGCTCACCCACGGCAACCTGGTGGCCAACATGCTCCAGGTACTGGCCTGTTTTGGTCAGCACGGGCCTGATGGACAGCCGCTGATCAAGCAAGGGCAGGAGGTGATGATCGCACCCCTGCCGCTGTACCACATCTATGCCTTTACCGCGAACTGCATGTGCATGATGGTGACCGGCAACCACAACGTACTGATCACCAACCCCCGCGACATTCCCGGTTTCATCAAGGAGCTGGGCAAGTGGCGGTTCTCGGCGCTGGTAGGCCTGAATACCCTGTTCGTCGCGCTGATGGATAACCCGGGGTTCAAGTCACTGGACTTTTCCGCGCTGAAGATCACCAACTCCGGCGGCACCGCACTGGTCAAGGCCACTGCCGAGCGCTGGGAGGCCCTCACCGGTTGTCGTATCGTCGAAGGCTACGGCTTGACCGAAACCTCGCCGGCGGCCAGTACCAACCCCTATGGGCAGTTGGCGCGCCTGGGGACCGTGGGGATTCCGGTGCCCGGCACAGCGTTCAAGGTGATCGACGACGACGGCATCGAGCAACCGTTGGGCGAGCGCGGCGAACTGTGCATCAAGGGGCCCCAGGTGATGAAGGGCTACTGGCGGCAGCCGGAGGCCACCGATCAGGTGCTGGATGGAGAAGGCTGGCTGAAGACCGGGGACATCGCGGTCATCGACCCGGACGGTTACACCCGGATCGTCGACCGCAAGAAGGACATGATCATCGTCTCTGGTTTCAACGTCTATCCCAACGAGATCGAGGACGTGGTGATGGGCCATCCGCAGGTGGCCAGCTGCGCGGTGATCGGCGTGCCGGACGAGCGTACCGGCGAGGCGGTGAAGCTGTTCGTGGTGCCGCGTGCGGGCGGGGTGAGCGTCGATGAGCTCAAGGCGTTCTGCAAGACCAACTTCACCGGCTACAAGGTACCCAAGCATATCGTGTTGCGCGAGTCGCTGCCGATGACCCCGGTGGGCAAGATTCTGCGTCGGGAATTGCGCGATATCGCCTGA
- a CDS encoding RNA polymerase sigma factor has protein sequence MVGEAQVRQEVEAVYRRDSRRILATLIRLLGDFDLAEEAMHDAFFIAVQRWQRDGIPGNPRAWLVSVGRFKAIDALRRSARFDRSQADLIMLLEREADDPGEQTLLVDDRLRLIFTCCHPALAADAQVPLTLREVCDLTTEQIARAFLQSPATIAQRIVRAKAKIRDAKIPYQVPELSELPERLESVLRVIYLVFNEGYSASAGEDVTTRELTDEAIRLGRLVAQLLPDAEVHGLLALMLLQASRQRARSTADGELVLLDEQDRSLWDRGQIEEGSQLVQQALRSRDFGPYTVQAAIAAVHAEAASAEVTNWDEIIGLYDVLQRHWPSPVVELNRAAALARRDGAQVGLQAVEAILQRGELGDYHLAHAARAELHRQLGNLDQARDAWRQALTLTRQGPERRHIERRLRELG, from the coding sequence ATGGTGGGGGAAGCGCAGGTCCGCCAGGAGGTGGAGGCTGTCTACCGCCGCGATTCGCGGCGGATCCTGGCGACTCTCATCCGCCTGCTGGGGGACTTCGACCTGGCCGAGGAGGCCATGCACGATGCCTTCTTCATTGCCGTGCAGCGCTGGCAGCGTGATGGTATCCCCGGCAACCCGCGGGCCTGGCTGGTGTCTGTCGGCCGCTTCAAGGCCATCGATGCGCTGCGCCGAAGTGCCCGCTTCGACCGCTCTCAGGCCGACCTGATCATGTTGCTCGAGCGCGAGGCCGACGATCCGGGTGAGCAGACGTTGCTGGTCGACGACCGTCTGCGCCTGATCTTTACCTGCTGCCACCCGGCGCTGGCCGCCGATGCCCAGGTGCCCCTGACCTTGCGCGAAGTTTGCGACCTGACCACCGAACAAATCGCCCGTGCCTTCCTGCAAAGCCCGGCCACCATCGCCCAGCGCATCGTGCGTGCCAAGGCCAAGATCCGCGATGCGAAGATTCCCTATCAGGTGCCGGAGCTGAGCGAGCTGCCCGAGCGCCTGGAAAGCGTGCTGCGGGTCATCTACCTGGTGTTCAACGAAGGCTATTCGGCCTCGGCGGGCGAAGATGTCACCACCCGCGAGCTGACGGACGAGGCAATCCGCCTGGGGCGCCTGGTGGCCCAGCTGCTGCCCGATGCCGAAGTGCATGGCCTGCTGGCGCTGATGCTGCTCCAGGCATCGCGGCAGAGGGCACGCAGCACCGCCGATGGCGAGCTGGTGCTGCTGGATGAGCAGGATCGCAGCCTGTGGGATCGCGGGCAGATCGAGGAGGGCAGCCAGCTGGTCCAACAGGCGCTGCGCAGTCGCGACTTTGGGCCTTATACCGTGCAGGCGGCCATAGCCGCGGTGCATGCCGAAGCGGCGAGCGCCGAGGTCACGAACTGGGACGAGATCATCGGCCTGTACGATGTGCTGCAGCGCCACTGGCCATCACCGGTGGTGGAGCTGAACCGGGCGGCGGCGCTGGCCAGGCGAGACGGTGCCCAGGTGGGGTTGCAGGCCGTAGAGGCAATCTTGCAGCGGGGCGAGCTGGGTGATTACCACCTGGCCCATGCCGCGCGCGCCGAACTGCACCGCCAACTGGGCAACCTCGATCAGGCCCGGGATGCCTGGCGGCAAGCGCTGACGCTCACCCGCCAGGGGCCGGAACGGCGGCATATCGAACGGCGATTACGCGAACTGGGCTGA
- a CDS encoding MaoC family dehydratase, whose protein sequence is MTQVTNTPYEALEVGQKAEYKKSVAERDIQLFAAMSGDHNPVHLDAEFAAKSMFKERIAHGMFSGALISAAVACTLPGPGTIYLGQQMSFQKPVKIGDELTVRLEILEKLPKFKVRIATNVYNQNDELVVSGEAEILAPRKQQTVELVSPPNFVAS, encoded by the coding sequence ATGACCCAGGTCACCAACACGCCTTACGAAGCCCTCGAAGTCGGCCAGAAAGCTGAATACAAGAAGTCCGTGGCAGAACGCGACATCCAGCTGTTCGCCGCCATGTCCGGTGACCACAACCCGGTACACCTGGATGCCGAGTTCGCCGCCAAGAGCATGTTCAAGGAACGCATCGCCCACGGCATGTTCAGCGGCGCGCTGATCAGCGCCGCGGTGGCCTGCACCCTGCCCGGCCCAGGCACCATCTACCTGGGCCAGCAGATGAGCTTCCAAAAGCCGGTAAAAATCGGCGACGAGCTGACTGTGCGCCTGGAAATCCTCGAGAAGCTGCCCAAGTTCAAGGTGCGCATCGCCACCAATGTGTACAACCAGAACGATGAGCTGGTCGTCAGTGGCGAGGCCGAGATCCTCGCGCCGCGCAAGCAGCAGACGGTCGAGCTGGTCAGCCCGCCGAACTTTGTCGCCAGCTGA
- the def gene encoding peptide deformylase, whose protein sequence is MIRDILKMGDERLLRIAPPVPEHMIGSPELAQLIDDMFETMAHVGGVGLAAPQIGIDLQLVIFGFERSERYPDAEPVPRTILLNPVITPLATELEDGWEGCLSVPGLRGVVPRYKHISYSGIDPQGNPINRFADGFHARVVQHECDHLIGRLYPSRIQDFSKFGYTEVLFPGLDVADD, encoded by the coding sequence ATGATCCGCGACATTCTCAAGATGGGCGATGAACGCCTGCTGCGCATCGCCCCGCCGGTTCCCGAGCACATGATCGGCAGCCCGGAGCTTGCGCAACTGATCGACGACATGTTCGAGACCATGGCCCATGTCGGTGGTGTTGGCCTGGCCGCGCCGCAGATCGGCATCGACCTGCAACTGGTGATCTTCGGCTTCGAGCGCAGCGAGCGTTATCCGGACGCCGAGCCGGTGCCGCGGACCATCCTGCTCAACCCGGTGATCACACCGCTGGCCACCGAGCTCGAGGATGGCTGGGAGGGCTGTTTGTCGGTGCCGGGCCTGCGTGGCGTGGTGCCGCGCTACAAGCACATCAGTTATTCGGGCATCGATCCGCAGGGTAATCCGATCAACCGCTTTGCCGACGGCTTCCACGCCCGGGTGGTGCAGCATGAGTGCGATCACTTGATCGGCCGGTTGTACCCCTCGCGCATCCAGGACTTCAGCAAGTTCGGCTATACCGAGGTGCTGTTCCCCGGGCTCGACGTGGCCGACGACTGA
- a CDS encoding GNAT family N-acetyltransferase: protein MLPLTCTRLPPSQRRLLEHFYRQHGSRMRAAGEGEQWVARAGEIVGGMNLTPIEGGHWLTGLFVAPHWRGRQIASRLVDAAVVESSAATWLFCHPDLAPFYQRLAFVPTTTLPQPLASRLARYQRSKALIAMVRSQSSATSSPGNSTSV from the coding sequence ATGCTCCCTCTGACCTGCACTCGCCTTCCCCCAAGCCAGCGGCGCCTGCTGGAACACTTCTACCGCCAGCATGGCTCGCGCATGCGCGCGGCCGGCGAAGGCGAGCAATGGGTGGCGCGTGCTGGAGAGATCGTCGGCGGGATGAACCTGACCCCCATCGAGGGCGGCCACTGGCTGACCGGCCTGTTCGTCGCCCCACACTGGCGCGGTCGGCAGATCGCGTCTCGACTGGTGGACGCGGCGGTAGTCGAAAGCAGCGCTGCGACCTGGCTGTTCTGTCATCCGGACCTGGCACCCTTCTACCAGCGCCTGGCCTTCGTCCCGACCACTACCCTGCCCCAACCCCTGGCCTCGCGCCTGGCCCGCTACCAGCGCAGCAAGGCCCTGATCGCAATGGTGCGGAGTCAGTCGTCGGCCACGTCGAGCCCGGGGAACAGCACCTCGGTATAG
- a CDS encoding PLP-dependent aminotransferase family protein yields MWTPSLPDNDQPRYLALVEAIAGAIELGTLKAGERLPPQRRLAWALSLNPSTTQQAYREAAARHLVSGEVGRGTYVLASSKEATLFRLKQSDRQHQVIDLSTNVPVANPDNLDLEHSLRTLLEQGETALLDHYLGPEQLLLGRIQGARWLANRGLDLKPEQVLLCGGAQQALILVLQSLCQAGEPVMVEALTAPGIKAACRQLRLPVQGVALDEQGLRPDELDRVVRASGARVLVITPTLHNPTGACMDEARRQALAEIVRRHKLLVIEDDVYGALTERPPLYPLLGEHGVLISSLSKTVAAGLRLGWIVARPALLEQIDPYAQATHWSVSPLNLRIACQWIADGTAARRLAWQREELGERWRLARAVLGEALPIEGVPSPHIWLATAGEAQALVTQCRAQGVEIVPASVFAVGTDSIKAVRISLSAAHSRAQLKQGLELVGARLACMGT; encoded by the coding sequence GTGTGGACTCCCTCCCTGCCAGACAATGACCAGCCCCGCTACCTGGCGCTGGTCGAGGCCATCGCCGGCGCCATCGAACTGGGCACGTTGAAAGCGGGCGAACGCCTGCCACCCCAGCGGCGCCTGGCCTGGGCGCTGAGCCTGAATCCGAGCACCACGCAACAGGCCTACCGCGAGGCCGCGGCGCGGCACCTGGTATCCGGGGAAGTGGGGCGCGGCACCTATGTGCTGGCCAGCAGCAAGGAGGCGACGCTGTTTCGCCTCAAGCAATCCGACCGTCAGCACCAGGTGATCGACCTGTCGACCAATGTGCCGGTAGCCAACCCGGACAACCTCGATCTTGAGCACAGCCTGCGCACGCTACTCGAGCAGGGCGAAACCGCCCTGCTCGATCATTACCTGGGGCCGGAGCAACTGCTGCTGGGGCGGATCCAGGGCGCTCGCTGGCTGGCCAACCGCGGCCTGGACCTCAAGCCCGAGCAGGTGCTGCTCTGCGGTGGCGCCCAGCAGGCCTTGATCCTGGTGCTGCAGTCACTGTGCCAGGCAGGTGAGCCGGTGATGGTCGAGGCGCTGACCGCCCCGGGCATCAAGGCCGCCTGCCGCCAGTTGCGCCTGCCGGTGCAGGGGGTGGCGCTGGATGAGCAGGGGCTGCGCCCGGACGAGCTGGACCGGGTGGTGCGGGCCAGTGGCGCGCGGGTCCTGGTGATCACTCCGACCCTGCACAACCCCACCGGGGCATGCATGGATGAAGCCCGGCGCCAGGCGCTGGCGGAAATCGTCAGGCGCCACAAGCTGCTGGTCATCGAGGATGATGTGTATGGCGCCTTGACCGAGCGGCCGCCGCTCTATCCCTTGCTCGGTGAGCACGGCGTGCTGATCAGCAGCCTGTCCAAGACCGTCGCCGCCGGCTTGCGCCTGGGCTGGATCGTGGCCCGGCCAGCGTTGCTGGAGCAGATCGATCCTTATGCCCAGGCCACCCACTGGTCGGTGTCGCCGCTGAACCTGCGCATCGCCTGCCAATGGATCGCGGATGGCACTGCCGCCCGGCGGCTGGCCTGGCAACGGGAGGAACTGGGCGAACGCTGGCGCCTGGCGCGGGCGGTTCTGGGCGAGGCGCTACCCATCGAGGGCGTGCCGTCACCCCATATCTGGCTGGCCACGGCTGGAGAAGCACAGGCGCTGGTCACTCAGTGTCGGGCGCAAGGGGTGGAAATCGTGCCGGCCAGCGTATTCGCGGTGGGTACTGACAGCATAAAGGCCGTACGGATCAGCCTGTCGGCGGCCCATAGCCGGGCTCAATTGAAACAAGGGCTGGAGCTGGTGGGAGCGAGATTGGCCTGCATGGGCACCTGA
- a CDS encoding LysE family translocator has product MPFSNGFLLSLSLCLDIGVANIAMITLAMQRGFLQGFWLGLGTCVGDLIYAIAALAGMTVLLQFESVRWVLWLGGSALLAWFAVKMLLAAWRGGHLESNGQVVVESGWREFLRGIFLAMSSPSAILWFAAVGGVLISRSGAGSALDAGLFLGGFFAAGLLWCVSLCGIASHGGRLLGDRLLTWSYLLSAAIFCYFAGYVVLSGYREFILAIPA; this is encoded by the coding sequence ATGCCCTTTTCCAATGGTTTTCTCCTTAGCCTGTCCCTGTGCCTGGACATCGGCGTGGCCAACATCGCCATGATCACCCTGGCCATGCAGCGCGGTTTTCTTCAGGGCTTCTGGCTGGGGTTGGGGACCTGCGTCGGCGACCTCATCTACGCCATCGCGGCCCTGGCGGGGATGACGGTGTTGCTGCAATTCGAGAGCGTACGCTGGGTATTGTGGCTGGGTGGTTCGGCGCTGTTGGCGTGGTTCGCGGTAAAGATGTTGTTGGCGGCGTGGCGCGGCGGGCACCTGGAGTCGAATGGCCAGGTGGTGGTCGAGTCGGGTTGGCGCGAATTCCTGCGCGGTATCTTCCTGGCCATGTCGTCGCCCAGCGCGATTCTGTGGTTCGCCGCGGTCGGCGGGGTACTGATCTCCCGCTCCGGCGCCGGCAGCGCGCTGGACGCGGGCCTGTTCCTCGGTGGCTTCTTTGCCGCAGGGCTGCTCTGGTGTGTCTCGTTGTGCGGTATCGCCAGCCATGGTGGGCGGCTGTTGGGCGATCGTCTGTTGACTTGGTCGTACCTGTTGTCGGCGGCGATCTTCTGCTATTTCGCAGGTTACGTGGTGCTCTCCGGTTACCGTGAATTCATCCTGGCGATACCGGCCTGA
- a CDS encoding YybH family protein gives MNSAAETELRQLIENWMQAVRERDVERIVAPYADDILAFDAIQALQFKGKVAYRAHWEMCMGMCTGPMVFELAELKVYADGDLALAHWLNRCGPGDDESQCGFMRATVGYRRSGGQWQVIHEHWSAPFDMETQKALFDLKP, from the coding sequence ATGAACAGCGCAGCCGAAACTGAACTTCGCCAATTGATCGAAAACTGGATGCAAGCCGTGCGCGAGCGCGACGTGGAGCGCATCGTCGCTCCCTATGCCGACGACATTCTCGCCTTCGATGCCATCCAGGCCCTGCAGTTCAAGGGCAAGGTTGCCTACCGCGCACACTGGGAAATGTGCATGGGTATGTGTACGGGGCCGATGGTCTTCGAACTGGCAGAGTTGAAGGTGTATGCCGACGGTGATCTGGCCCTGGCCCATTGGCTCAACCGCTGTGGCCCGGGCGACGACGAAAGCCAGTGCGGCTTCATGCGCGCCACGGTCGGCTACCGGCGTAGCGGCGGCCAATGGCAAGTGATCCACGAGCATTGGTCGGCGCCGTTCGACATGGAAACGCAAAAAGCCTTGTTCGACCTCAAACCCTGA
- a CDS encoding threonine dehydratase, with product MFDLPALREAADFVHQHVPPTPQHAWPLLAERLGCQLWVKHENHAPTGAFKVRGGLVYVRSLLAAGQPPRGLVTATRGNHGQSMALAARQAGLPLVIVVPQGNSREKNAAMRALGAELVEHGVDFDVAREEAARLAEARGYGMVPSFHPELVRGVATYALELFEAVADLDCVYVPIGMGSGICGLIQARNLLGLSTEIVGVVSTAADAYAQSFEQGRIVTTASANTFADGMACRVPHPDAFALVREHAARIVRVSDEEIAEAMRLYHETTHNTAEGAGAAALAALMQERGRQAGKRVAVVLSGANVDRERYAQVLVG from the coding sequence ATGTTCGACTTGCCCGCCCTGCGTGAAGCCGCCGACTTTGTCCACCAGCACGTTCCACCGACGCCGCAACATGCCTGGCCGCTGTTGGCCGAGAGGCTGGGTTGCCAGCTCTGGGTCAAGCACGAGAATCATGCCCCCACCGGTGCGTTCAAGGTACGTGGCGGGCTGGTCTATGTGCGCTCCCTGCTGGCGGCAGGCCAGCCCCCCCGAGGGCTGGTCACCGCCACCCGCGGCAATCACGGCCAGAGTATGGCCCTGGCAGCGCGCCAGGCAGGCTTGCCGCTGGTGATCGTGGTGCCGCAAGGCAATTCGCGGGAGAAGAACGCCGCCATGCGCGCCCTGGGCGCGGAGCTGGTGGAGCATGGCGTGGACTTCGACGTGGCTCGCGAGGAAGCGGCGCGTCTGGCCGAGGCGCGTGGCTACGGGATGGTCCCGTCGTTCCACCCCGAGTTGGTGCGTGGCGTGGCCACCTATGCCCTGGAGCTGTTCGAGGCGGTGGCCGACCTGGATTGTGTGTATGTGCCGATCGGCATGGGGTCGGGCATTTGCGGGCTGATCCAGGCGCGCAACCTGCTCGGGCTGTCCACCGAGATCGTCGGTGTGGTATCCACTGCGGCAGACGCTTATGCCCAGAGCTTCGAGCAGGGGCGCATCGTCACCACCGCCAGTGCCAACACCTTCGCCGATGGCATGGCCTGCCGTGTGCCGCATCCCGACGCCTTCGCCCTGGTACGCGAGCATGCCGCACGCATCGTGCGGGTCAGCGACGAGGAGATCGCCGAAGCCATGCGCCTCTACCATGAGACCACCCACAACACCGCCGAAGGTGCCGGTGCCGCCGCCCTGGCCGCACTGATGCAGGAGCGTGGGCGCCAGGCTGGCAAGCGCGTGGCGGTGGTGCTCAGCGGGGCCAATGTGGATCGCGAACGCTATGCGCAGGTATTGGTGGGGTGA